tcttgctcctcctccggTCATTTCCACCGCCTCGCTTCCTTCCCAAAAGATcacgccaccaacaccacctagACTCCCCGCCATACTtaacaatctaacctaacctaccctccaTTTAAGAGCCTCAGAAACCTCCCTTTGTCCCTACACTCTCACCAACTTATCAACAGCCCACGTCACCTAACACCCGTCACCCCGCCACGTCTGCTAACACAGTCTCGTGCTACAGGTGTTCCTCGTGCTCTccgtgctggtggtgctggccgCCGCCCTGCCCACACCCAGGCCGGACCCGAGGCCGGATCCGGAACCCGGATATTTCGGTGGCATCGGCGGCGGGTTTGGAGGCCTCGGCGGCTTAGGCTACGGCGGATACGGTGGTCTCGGCTACGGAGGCTATGGTGGTCACGGCTACGGAAGTTATGGTGGTTATAATCACTATGGCTATGGCAGTTATGGTGGCTATGGCGGCCACGGCGGCGGCTATGGTGGATATGGTCTCCATGGTAAATAGTTACAAGGAAAGAAAGTgcatgtgtctctgtgtgtgtgggtgtggggaaggGTTAATgggtaggtgtgggtgggtggggaagggaggagggtatgGAGGAAGGGTTGATGGGTAGGTGTGGGTGGGCGAGTGggatgcgtgtgtttgtgtgggggttgggggggagggtTAATGGGTAGGTGAGGGTGGGTGTGAGTAAGGGGGAAGGTGTCTGAGTTTGAGGGAAGGGTTAGTGAGtaagtgtgggtgggtgtagggtAATGGGGAGAGTGTTTTTCTTTGTCGAGTCCGGTCTGAACTTTGTCTCCCCACCAAAATACTTCGTTGCATGTTATTTGAGCTCTCTTTGAACTTACGCTACATTGCATCTCTTTCCTTTTACCGCCCACTCTAGCATGCAGCTCACGTGTAATAACAATAGCCCGTTCATACGATACACGAGTATTCAAACAAATTCAATCCTAACAAATAATATTCTCTTTTGCAGGCTAACGAGTTACTCCCCAGCCAACAGATGAAGAATTTCTTGGTCATTTAATAACAGAGCATGATCAAGAGAGATTGTTTTCGTTAATAAATCCCAAAAGTGTTATTCGAGTGTTTTATATCCACTGCTGGTTGTACGTATTTAATAATTAATGTTTTCGCTGTCTATGTTACCTCGTTTTTTATAGTCTTGGTTTGAACGCAGGGCAGCACTTAACCACCAACgctcgtcctcttctttttctttttctttcttcttcttcttcctcgtcttcttcttcttcttcttcttcttctttttcttcttcttcttcttcttctcctcttcctcctcctcccaacattcaccctttccttctgcctcaaaactccaacctcctcttcttcttcctcttcctcctcctcatcttcctcctttttcagaTAAACAGAACGAATGTCTGACTAATGAAGAGATTGTGACTTGTGATACTCAGCAATGCAAGTAATGGTAAGCAGATGAAAAAGATTCATccatagaaaaaagagaaaaggaacgatAGAGAGAGACGATTAAATAGtgaagcatacatacatacatacacacatccatccatccatccatacatacatacatacatgcatacatacacacatacaatgaaaaagagaaaacaaaaaaataaacaaaggggggaaaaaagaaaattaagaaaactaaAAGCAATCAAACcggcaaacaaacaacaaacagcaaaagaaagaaaaaaaagaaggggacgtgggaaaaaggaaaaaaagccagagagagagagagagagagagagagagagagagagagagagagagagagagagagcgcgagagagagagagagagagagagagagagaagaaaagcctGACCCAGGACTCTCTACCGGCCCaggtcactgtgtgtgtgtgtgtgtgtgtgtgtgtgtgtgtgtgtgtgtgtgtgtgtgtgtgtgtgtgtgtgtgtgtgtgtgtgtgtgtgtgtgtgtgtgtgtgtgtgtgtgtgtgtgtgtgtgtgtgtgtgtgtgtgtgtgtgtgtgtgtgtgtgtgggtgtgtgtgtgtgtgtgtgtgtgtgtgtgtgtgtgtgtgtatgtgtgtgtgtgtgtgtgtgtgtgtgtgtgtgtgtgtgtgtgtgtgtgtgtgtatatagaaaTGGTTTTAATTTTCAGTGCCATTAAAGTTAACCAAgtcatataaacacacacacacacacacacacacacacacacacacacacacacacacacacacacgccaccgcccattacacacacatcctcctcccctacacacacatcctcctcccctacatcccccccccacacacacacagaagaactaCGTGACCATAAAAAGAAGTAAGCACAGCTAGATCTCTCCCTAGTCTAAATCTAAGTTATAAATGGCTACTTCAGTGTCTCATTTCCCTTTCAATTTGCTTAATGATGATGATTTATTAGACCACCTTCAATGTattaatacaaatgtacattgttcATATAATTTCCGTAATCAGCATTTTAATCCTTTTATTATACTAGATGATAAATACAACAGTGATTTAAATATTAATTACTTCTTTAACAAGTTACGTCATATGAAAATTCCTGATTCAAACTACACGTTTCTTGACTCATTGAAATCTTTAGGTAATAACAAATTTAAtattttgaatcttaatataCGCTCTATTCCTGCTAATTTACCAACGTTTACTGACATAGTGCTATCTCAAACCAATATTTACTCCAAATTAGATGTTATAGCTTTTACTGAAGTGAGATTAGATCAACAACTAATTCCCATGTATCAAATACCAGGTTATAATATGTTTGCTACTTGCAGAAATAGGTATGGGGGAGGAGTGGCGTTGTATGTTGCTAGTAAGTACAGCTCAACACTGTCAGAATATTTTTCATTATGTAATAATTCCATTGAATGTCAAGGTGTTGAATGTAAGATTTTTGAtaaattatgtttgtgtgtttgcataTACAGGCCACCAAGTGGAGACAAAAATATTTTCCTCTATGTATTATCGAACATTTTAACGACAATATTTGATAAAACATATACTGCAATATTTATACTTGGAGATTTTCATCTAGATTTGATTGATTACAATAAcaattttgtatatgaattcATTACACTTATGTAttccttttctctgcttcctGTAATAACTTAACCAACAAGAGTCACGGATAACACAGCCTCATTATTATATCACTTATGGACTACTGAAATAGAATTTAATATTAGTAACTTTATAATAGAAACTGACTTATCAGATCACTTCCCTACATTATCCCAATTTAAACTACAAAATCATATGCAAACTTTGCCTATTTACAAAAATTTAAGAATTTATTCAAAATTATCACTTATAAATTTCTCGAATGAGTTGAGTCATGTTGACTGGTCTCAAGTCTTACAGAGTAATTCCGCAAATGAATCATATAATATATTTTACCAAATATTCAAAGAGGTATATGAAAAACATTTTCCAGTGAAACAAGTtagaataaataacaaaaatgaagTAAGTCCTTATGTTACACCAGCCTTGAAAAATAGTATTCGTGAGAGAAACAGATTAGAGCGTTTAGTGGCCAAGTGGCCCTTAACCTACAAAGAAACATACcgtaaatacagaaataaattaaCTTCCTTATTAAGACTAGCTAAagaaaattattataaaaatgaattaaaatcAAATCAAGGTAACCCTAAATCACATTGGAAAATCATTAATTGTGTTCTTGGTAGGTCTTCAAATGTTAAAACACATCAAATTGAGTTAAAGCAACCATGTGATAATGTAAGTAATAAATTTAATGATCACTTCTTAAATTTCGGTAACAATGAATCTATAGGAGACATTAATGACAACTTTAAAAAATATCTACCCAGTGCAcctaatttttcattttttctaactCCAACAAACCCAACAGAAATTGAGAAATATATTAATTCGATTAAATCAACATCTGGTATCGATGATATATCACCCAAAGTAATAAAACATGCAGCTTCATTTTTATTGGTTCCTTTGGCCCATGTTTTTAACTTAAGCCTTCGAACAGGTGTCTTTCCAGATGAATTAAAGAAAGCTAAAGTTATTCCCCTACACAAGTCAGGTGATCGAACAGAAGTTAACAACTATCGTCCTATATCGATTTTACCAATATTAAGCAAGATTTTAGAAAAAATATAGCACACCGCCTTGCAAACTACTTAGAAAAGCACAGTTTCCTCTCTAGTTCTCAACACAGTTATCGTGCTAATCATTCCACTGAATCTGCCTTATTACAGTTAGCGTCATATGTGAACAAGTTTTTAGATGAAAAGTATCATGTTGGCCTTTTTCTTGATTTATCCAAGGCTTTTGATTCTTTAAATCATGAGATACTTCTACATAAACTTAAAAGTATTGGGATCAGGGGTTTGCCGCTGAATTTATTTCAAAGTTATATTAGCAACAGAAAACAAACTGTTTattgtagggtaggcggtggccgaagtgatagcgtactggacccacattcgccgcgtgatggacgacgcgggttcgaatcctcacgctaccactcggatttttcggtcaccgccgagtggcttaaaactacccacatgctgtcctgaagaccaccaatcaacccggactacttagaggaagccgtccgcgaatcaagtacgagttccgggggggcgcTATTAAAAGATGGCGCACAGATAAACACTTCTGCCCTCGAACGAACTGGCTGGGCATCAgtatcaggccccacctgaagtaGCTTCCTAGCCGCCCAGGCCCCCATCAAAATGCCACTGGGCAAGCAAtaccaaacaaaataaaaaaaaaaaaaataaaaatataacaaataaAAAGGTCAGCAGGCCAGGGGTTGGACACAGGGTTCTGtttttttaatcttctctttttATATAGTCTATTCTAGCCAGTTATTTAAAATTTAGTCTCTATTCTTAGTATACAACTTTTAATGATAAATCAAACTTAAATAATTTGTATACAAGTTTGAACAATGAATTCAGTCATAGTACAAGTTGTAGAAACCTAACATACAAAATTAAAATGTCAGCAAAAACTAATTTATTATTTCAGAGCTTATCCAACATCAGCAGAGCCCCAGTAAAGTGACGGGAAACGATAAGCGAAGTGAGCACACTAAATTTCTTGGCGTACGTAGAGAGCATCATGCTGGAACATTCACATAAATGAAGTTTGTTTAAGACTTCAAGATCAttgtataatatataataaaagtACAACTAAACTAACACCTTGCCATGTTAAGCATCTACTACACGCTCGCCTGTCCCTTCCTCCATTATTGCATTTCTGTGTGGGGCTGTACTTGGCCTTCTTTTCTAAATAAATTAGTAGTAGCACAGAAAAAGGTATTCAGATGTATATTTTTCATTAGAAAATTCAGTTCAACTTCAGAAATATTTTCTAAACATAATTTGTTGAATATCGGCTCAATTCATAAATATTTCTTGctgttattgatatttaaaaCCATTAAGGAAACAGACTCTTTAATCTTCTCATTAATAGATCGACCATGAGTAACAAGAGAAAATAGTACAAATCTTCATGTCCCGCGATTTAATACATCTCTCTATAATAATAGCATTGCCTGTCTTGGTCCACGAATATGGAACTCACTGCCAACACATTTAAAAAATCTTATGTTAACCTGTAATCTTTCGACattcaaaaagaaaagaaaaaatcattTAATTAATTGTCAGAATGAATGAGAATTTCTATATATTTGGTGTATAGTAAAAGGTTTGATATATAGGTATGTgcatgtgcatgtgtgtatgttttatgtatgtatatgtatatatatgtatgtatgtgtatgtgtgtatatgtatatgtatgtatgtatatgtatgtatgtgtgaatgtatatgtatgtttgtgtgcgtttacgagtatgtgtgcatgtggATGCAAATCTATGAATgcataagtacattttttttgtgGATATATGCTGATACAGTATGCCTGCAATAAAGCTATCATATATCAGTTCATCACAGTCTGTAGGAAACTTCGGCTTAGCAGACTGTGCCTCAATATCTGACTTTGTAAATTTATAAGTGACTTTGTATTATGGCAAtaaacttacttacttacacacacacgccatcgcccattacacacacatcctccccccctacacacacatccTCGAGGGAACATAGGACACATCCTCGTTGACCTTGAGTTTGAGGTCAGAGCCCCTGAGGGAGGTGTGGTAAGCGGGGTTCCCGTTGCATGGTTTTGAGGACAACACTCCGTGAATACGAGATTAAAGCAGCGAAACATCGTGGTGCTGCATGGATCGCTGAGCCCGGCGCTTGTATATGTTTCCTGCCACTCCTGTCTTCCCGGGAGCAGACGTGACGAGGCAAGAAGAGAACCCTTTTGGTTTCTTTAGAGGTCTATGTTCTCTTGTTTATGTTTCGTGTTCACTGCCGCGTCTACGTCCTTAATACTGAGTTCTCTTCCGCGTCACTACAAACTATGAGCTTCTATATTATACGGGAACAACAGATTTAGGTGACCTAAATTTCCTACTGCATCCCATGGTGGCAAGGAACACCTAATGATCTACATCCCTCAAAATATTTACTCAGCCAGTCAGCTAACAAGTTACATCCTCTcatagtaatattttttttcataaaatgTTCAAACACTTCCTCTGAAGTACAGTTAATCTTAATATTGAATAACAATGTAAACTGAAAATCAAGCAATATATTTCTTACTAGTCCAGATATTAtaaattttgatttttttcagTACATatgagtaacaaaaaaatattcaACATCAAAAAAGTATCTCGCTACAATCGCTCGATACAAATCACCAAAGTTTCGTCACTAAAGCAAA
The Eriocheir sinensis breed Jianghai 21 chromosome 12, ASM2467909v1, whole genome shotgun sequence DNA segment above includes these coding regions:
- the LOC126997749 gene encoding keratin-associated protein 19-2-like translates to MAKAVFLVLSVLVVLAAALPTPRPDPRPDPEPGYFGGIGGGFGGLGGLGYGGYGGLGYGGYGGHGYGSYGGYNHYGYGSYGGYGGHGGGYGGYGLHG